A single Aspergillus chevalieri M1 DNA, chromosome 3, nearly complete sequence DNA region contains:
- a CDS encoding OPT family oligopeptide transporter (COG:P;~EggNog:ENOG410PHAB;~InterPro:IPR004813;~PFAM:PF03169;~TransMembrane:12 (i68-86o92-112i124-150o180-198i285-303o309-324i336-360o380-402i478-497o503-524i596-617o651-672i);~antiSMASH:Cluster_3.6;~go_process: GO:0055085 - transmembrane transport [Evidence IEA]), which translates to MNYRTVNMTADASPSRPMGHSPSSSRAPPRTPHSVREDGYERYYEDIDADIEMERYTRATARSFTPRSLIAGIIIGALITFSNTYFGLQTGWISTMAMPSALIGFSVFKVLSKYLSYPFTPIENVLIQTVAGAVGTMPLGCGFVGVIPALEFLLKDGPDGPAGDGGEGEGGPLRLSFGKLALWSLGVCLFGVVFAVPLRKEVIVREKLKFPSGTASALMLRVLHRSGQGDRKAKTRARYSSEVQRDEEEDEVVAAPHESEESGTLLRKDHGGDDDGKDWRSKMRLLVGAFGFSGVYTLFSYFVPQVREIPILGLFLAQNWRWTLNPSPAYVGQGIIMGPSTCMHMLVGAVFGWGILSPLAKSRGWATGPVGDWQTGSKGWIVWVSLAIMLADSIVSLGWLVVKPLVARAPQIKSRILASRFGHLFAKPDKPRHHSHISYAALSPITEVSTPVSHQSPPIDHQAGGDAPPSQLISTRTVVILLPLTLILNVICMHSVFGDVMSPLLSSLATLLAVLLSIMGVRALGETDLNPVSGISKLTQVIFSLATPAGQFSRRTALVTNLLAGAVSESGALQAGDMMQDLKTGHILGASPKAQFYGQMIGSLIGAVLSTAVYKMYVGVYQVPGPMFQTPTAYTWVMTARLVTGQGLPPMAWQASILAGIAFIAITILRIIGASPIANGGQHGATAPWRAWIPGGIAVAVGMFNEPSFTLARAIGGLIAWWWARKHAKSNKAKDWDLEFEPPTQAATSGRDEPGSGHGHHPSMLLGPRHMVDGRSAEQTAEEADAVSSTIVVLASGLILGEGILSIVNLLLASGGVPHL; encoded by the exons ATGAACTACCGGACAGTCAACATGACGGCCGATGCCAGTCCTTCGCGGCCGATGGGCCACAGTCCATCGTCGTCCAGGGCACCACCCAGGACACCTCACAGCGTCAGAGAAGACGGTTATGAACGCTACTACGAAGACATCGATGCGGATATCGAAATGGAACGATATACCCGAGCCACGGCGCGAAGCTTCACGCCCCGATCTCTTATCGCCGGAATCATCATCGGAGCCTTGATTACTTTCTCGAATACCTACTTTGGCCTCCAGACGGGATGGATTAGTACAATGGCTATGCCTTCAGCTCTTATTGGTTTCTCTGTTTTCAAGGTCCTATCGAAATACCTGTCGTACCCCTTCACACCGATTGAGAACGTCCTTATCCAGACTGTGGCGGGAGCGGTGGGAACAATGCCATTGGGGTGCGGTTTCGTGGGCGTTATCCCGGCCTTGGAGTTTCTCCTGAAAGATGGACCTGATGGCCCGGCGGGAGATGGCGGTGAGGGAGAGGGCGGGCCTCTAAGGTTAAGTTTTGGGAAATTGGCCCTTTGGAGTCTTGGGGTTTGCTTGTTCGGTGTGGTCTTCGCGGTTCCACTGAGGAAAGAGGTTATTGTGAGGGAGAAGTTGAAGTTTCCCAGTGGGACTGCTTCTGCATTGATGCTTCGGGTCCTGCACCGGAGTGGACAAGGCGACAGGAAGGCAAAGACTCGGGCTAGGTATTCATCTGAAGTCCAGcgggatgaagaggaagatgaggttgTTGCTGCACCGCATGAATCTGAGGAGAGTGGCACTCTATTAAGAAAAGACCATggtggagatgatgatgggaaGGACTGGAGGTCAAAGATGCGTCTGTTGGTTGGCGCCTTTGGGTTCTCCGGTGTTTAC ACTCTCTTTTCCTACTTTGTACCCCAAGTCCGTGAAATTCCAATCCTTGGTCTCTTCCTTGCGCAGAACTGGCGCTGGACGCTAAACCCGTCCCCGGCATATGTTGGGCAAGGAATCATTATGGGACCTTCTACCTGTATGCACATGCTCGTTGGAGCTGTGTTTGGCTGGGGTATCTTGTCTCCGCTGGCAAAATCCCGTGGTTGGGCTACAGGTCCTGTGGGCGACTGGCAAACCGGAAGCAAAGGATGGATTGTGTGGGTCTCTTTGGCCATCATGCTTGCTGATTCCATTGTCAGCTTGGGGTGGTTAGTTGTGAAGCCCCTGGTGGCACGTGCACCTCAGATCAAGTCTAGGATTCTCGCCAGTCGCTTTGGTCATTTGTTTGCCAAACCAGATAAACCTCGGCATCATTCCCATATCAGTTATGCTGCGCTGAGCCCTATCACAGAGGTGTCGACCCCGGTGTCTCATCAAAGCCCACCAATCGACCATCAAGCCGGCGGAGATGCGCCGCCATCTCAACTTATCTCTACGCGGACTGTGGTCATCTTGCTACCTCTGACACTAATTCTAAATGTTATCTGTATGCATTCTGTCTTCGGCGATGTCATGTCTCCGTTGCTATCCAGTCTTGCCACTCTGCTTGCCGTGCTGTTGTCCATCATGGGAGTCCGCGCTTTGGGAGAGACAGATCTCAACCCTGTATCTGGTATCAGCAAATTAACGCAGGTGATCTTCTCCCTCGCAACACCCGCCGGGCAGTTCTCCCGCCGTACAGCGCTAGTGACCAACCTCCTCGCCGGAGCGGTATCCGAGTCCGGTGCCCTCCAAGCCGGAGACATGATGCAAGATCTGAAAACAGGCCACATTCTCGGCGCAAGCCCCAAAGCGCAATTCTACGGCCAAATGATCGGCAGCTTAATCGGCGCGGTCCTCTCAACCGCCGTCTACAAGATGTACGTGGGCGTCTACCAGGTTCCAGGCCCGATGTTCCAAACGCCCACAGCCTACACCTGGGTCATGACCGCTCGTCTCGTGACAGGCCAAGGCCTACCCCCGATGGCGTGGCAAGCGTCCATTCTCGCGGGTATTGCCTTTATCGCTATCACCATCCTCCGCATCATCGGCGCCTCACCTATCGCCAACGGCGGCCAACACGGCGCCACCGCACCATGGCGCGCATGGATACCAGGCGGCATCGCCGTCGCAGTGGGAATGTTCAACGAGCCCTCCTTCACACTCGCGCGAGCGATCGGCGGCCTGATTGCGTGGTGGTGGGCGCGCAAACACGCGAAATCCAACAAAGCCAAAGACTGGGACCTCGAATTCGAGCCTCCCACGCAGGCAGCTACCTCCGGCCGCGACGAACCTGGATCAGGGCATGGACACCATCCGTCGATGCTACTTGGGCCGCGTCACATGGTTGATGGCCGGTCTGCGGAACAGACGGCTGAGGAGGCGGATGCGGTGTCGTCGACGATTGTGGTTTTGGCGTCGGGGTTGATTCTGGGAGAGGGGATTCTTAGCATTGTTAATTTGCTGCTGGCGAGTGGTGGTGTGCCGCACCTATAG
- a CDS encoding uncharacterized protein (COG:S;~EggNog:ENOG410Q2ZF;~SECRETED:SignalP(1-18);~antiSMASH:Cluster_3.6), with the protein MNLQTLALLIFHLTPITAISSARVWTHFYPNCPGEPYTDLESYEHHDQVSHEFDIQAGTCQGISVQALEDRRLQYVDHVSVDAELFWTEPFDQCNITVHEIPHCMDPPLIRKEIHNRVGVSECKERRFAPFNEIWVRLECGEVGGPHPYAEYLRPPPHVQGHGQGHGPLRNVTMGRVGSVGGVSHSRPLEKPKKRWSKLNLPEPVGRKWVG; encoded by the exons ATGAACTTGCAAACA CTCGCCCTCCTTATCTTCCACCTAACACCCATCACCGCCATAAGCTCCGCCCGCGTCTGGACACATTTCTACCCCAACTGCCCCGGCGAACCCTACACAGACCTAGAATCCTACGAGCACCACGACCAAGTAAGCCACGAATTCGACATCCAAGCAGGCACATGCCAAGGCATCTCCGtacaagccctggaagacCGCCGCCTGCAATACGTCGACCACGTCTCTGTCGATGCAGAGCTCTTCTGGACAGAGCCCTTCGACCAGTGCAACATCACCGTCCATGAGATCCCACACTGCATGGATCCGCCGTTAATTAGGAAGGAGATCCATAATCGAGTTGGTGTTAGCGAGTGTAAGGAGAGGCGGTTTGCGCCGTTTAATGAGATTTGGGTGAGGTTGGAGTGCGGGGAGGTTGGGGGGCCGCATCCTTATGCGGAGTATTTGAGGCCGCCGCCGCATGTGCAGGGGCATGGACAGGGCCATGGGCCGTTGAGAAATGTTACAATGGGAAGAGTCGGGAGTGTTGGTGGGGTGTCACATTCGCGGCCGTTGGAGAAACCCAAGAAGAGGTGGTCGAAGTTGAACTTGCCGGAGCCGGTTGGACGTAAGTGGGTGGGTTGA
- the MAD1 gene encoding coiled-coil domain-containing protein MAD1 (BUSCO:EOG092630UB;~COG:D;~EggNog:ENOG410PKQ7;~InterPro:IPR008672,IPR001955;~PFAM:PF05557;~antiSMASH:Cluster_3.6;~go_component: GO:0005576 - extracellular region [Evidence IEA];~go_function: GO:0005179 - hormone activity [Evidence IEA];~go_process: GO:0007094 - mitotic spindle assembly checkpoint [Evidence IEA]), with protein MEPDRESRLSVSSLAEGFSPLPIPRARQSLRQSVRPPQPQKPGPDTEKEELRVQVSTLRYELENIKQERDVTALRHEKELRDLQLKADADFRKAQAAESASHRANHKSETLAKELKDVQDNALNEKVGLERKLRTLQDQNQNLQEEISDAQAQQSDQERQFKYQINELEAIRSSLQQTIETLQSEVESVKNDLHGAQGRLSEQEASVAELETENIHLKAEGSDAETLAVLKRELSDQVNHIRNLETTNREQTVELRHLRKIQRNVEVVEEQKKSLENQLQLMKGVESELGTVQIQKQILEDERKSWTSLLQDNDESAELDSPDAVVKALLQERIEKATFVDKLGTVEAQFLEKDEMIQALESEKTNLRQELAKVQSAGGAGNMADSRVKARLERQRALAIKEIEYLRAQLKTFDTEEITMNEESRFDEQKSEQIANLEKIIDEYREELEKAHEELSKREAPRPEEPRGVKRTLSPAESEAENERLSVLSRKNRSLQESLSKSEQGAKLLHQELKAAKSHLRHLQAKSRTRVLELRDNPTAQAENIKLSTLTTLKAENRDLLAQLRGSSLHVKVVPATTLESMKLDIQDMERSVADKEKRMRRLKEIWTAKSSEFREAVASLLGYKLDFLPNGRVRVTSMFHLSPAYRHGDPGASSDSSGPGSMGSGEENSIIFDGENGTMKISGGPNSLFAMEIKPLIKFWVEERKDIPCFLAAMTLDFYDKTTRAGRI; from the exons ATGGAGCCAGATAGAGAGTCGCGATTGTCTGTTAGCTCGCTCGCCGAAGGATTTTCCCCGTTACCAATTCCGAGAGCGCGCCAGTCGTTGCGACAATCCGTCCGTCCGCCGCAGCCCCAGAAGCCTGGTCCTG ACACCGAGAAGGAAGAACTTCGCGTGCAGGTTAGCACCTTACGATATGAATTGGAGAATATCAAACAGGAGCGTGATGTGACGGCACTACGTCACGAGAAAGAGCTTCGAGATTTACAACTGAAGGCGGATGCGGATTTTCGGAAGGCTCAG GCCGCCGAATCAGCTAGTCACCGTGCGAACCACAAGAGCGAGACCCTCGCCAAGGAGCTCAAGGATGTCCAGGACAACGCGCTCAACGAGAAAGTCGGTCTCGAACGGAAATTGAGAACCCTACAAGATCAAAACCAAAACCTGCAGGAAGAGATCAGCGACGCTCAGGCGCAACAATCAGACCAGGAACGACAATTTAAGTACCAAATCAATGAATTAGAAGCCATCCGCTCATCCCTCCAACAAACCATCGAAACCCTCCAATCCGAAGTCGAGAGCGTGAAAAATGATCTCCACGGAGCCCAAGGGCGGTTGTCTGAACAAGAGGCCAGTGTCGCAGAGCTGGAAACGGAGAATATCCACCTCAAGGCGGAGGGGAGCGATGCGGAGACACTGGCCGTTCTCAAGAGGGAACTCTCCGACCAAGTGAACCATATCAGGAATCTCGAAACTACAAACCGGGAACAAACGGTGGAATTACGGCATCTACGCAAGATTCAAAGGAATGTTGAGGTTGTGGAGGAACAAAAGAAGTCATTGGAAAACCAACTCCAGCTTATGAAGGGGGTTGAGTCGGAACTGGGTACCGTTCAGATCCAAAAGCAGATTCTGGAAGACGAACGGAAGTCGTGGACCAGCCTGCTACAGGACAATGATGAGTCAGCCGAATTGGACTCTCCGGACGCGGTTGTGAAGGCTTTGCTGCAGGAACGcattgagaaagcaacaTTTGTAGACAAGCTGGGAACTGTTGAGGCGCAGTTCCTGGAGAAGGATGAAATGATCCAAGCGCTTGAATCGGAAAAGACAAACCTACGACAAGAACTGGCCAAGGTTCAGTCTGCTGGTGGCGCTGGAAATATGGCAGATAGTCGGGTCAAAGCGAGACTTGAGCGGCAGCGCGCTCTCGCTATCAAGGAGATCGAATATCTTCGTGCGCAGCTGAAGACTTTCGACACGGAAGAGATTACTATGAACGAGGAGAGCCGGTTTGACGAACAGAAGTCGGAGCAAATTGCAAACCTGGAGAAGATCATTGATGAGTATCGAGAGGAATTAGAAAAGGCTCATGAAGAGCTTTCTAAGCGGGAAGCTCCTCGGCCAGAAGAACCCCGGGGAGTCAAACGAACACTGTCACCTGCTGAGAGCGAGGCAGAAAACGAGCGTCTTTCAGTGCTATCCCGCAAAAACAGAAGTCTGCAAGAATCGCTATCCAAGTCCGAACAAGGCGCCAAGCTCCTTCATCAAGAGCTCAAAGCCGCCAAATCACATCTCAGACACCTCCAAGCCAAATCTCGCACCCGAGTCCTCGAACTCCGCGATAACCCCACTGCACAAGCCGAGAACATCAAGCTCTCCACCCTCACTACTCTCAAAGCAGAAAACCGCGATCTCCTCGCGCAGCTCCGTGGCAGCTCCCTCCATGTCAAAGTCGTCCCTGCTACCACCCTCGAAAGCATGAAGCTCGACATCCAAGACATGGAACGCTCAGTAGCTGACAAAGAGAAACGCATGCGCCGCCTGAAAGAGATCTGGACGGCCAAGTCTTCCGAGTTCCGCGAAGCAGTCGCCTCTCTGCTGGGCTATAAGCTGGATTTCCTTCCCAACGGTCGTGTACGTGTTACGTCCATGTTCCACCTCTCGCCTGCCTACCGGCACGGTGACCCGGGTGCCTCCTCGGACTCTAGCGGACCAGGAAGTATGGGCAGTGGTGAGGAGAACTCGATTATCTTCGACGGAGAGAACGGGACGATGAAAATCTCGGGGGGTCCGAACAGTCTTTTCGCCATGGAGATTAAGCCGCTTATTAAGTTCTGGGttgaggagaggaaggacATTCCTTGCTTCCTTGCGGCGATGACATTGGATTTCTATGACAAGACTACAAGGGCTGGAAGGATATAA
- the NHP2 gene encoding snoRNA-binding protein (COG:J;~EggNog:ENOG410PQ50;~InterPro:IPR004038,IPR029064,IPR004037;~PFAM:PF01248;~antiSMASH:Cluster_3.6;~go_component: GO:1990904 - ribonucleoprotein complex [Evidence IEA];~go_process: GO:0042254 - ribosome biogenesis [Evidence IEA]), whose protein sequence is MAKDRAEKKEKREKKDKRSEKDGVKKEKKEKKEKKDKTALTNAVEQELTSKVLDGIDQAEKTNGDVEAEVEQMEVDGARPVGALVPFANPLVEDKSAKKVLKSVKKAAVNKCLKRGVKEVVKALRKSPVPAPNESSPLPNGVVVLAGDISPMDVISHIPLLCEDHGIPYVFVTSRAELGNSAATKRPTSVIMVVPKSAAKGKKGEEADDGEDFSQTYEELAKLVQKEAKKANV, encoded by the exons ATGGCAAAGGACCGggctgagaagaaggagaagcgcgagaagaaggacaagCGCTCGGAGAAGGACGGCgtcaagaaggagaagaaggaaaagaaggagaagaaggacaagaCTGCTCTTAccaatgctgttgagcaagAGTTGACGTCCAAGGTTCTGGATGGAATTGACCAAGCCGAGAAGACGAATGGCGACGTCGAGGCCGAGGTTGAGCAGATGGAGGTCGACGGCGCCCGTCCCGTCGGTGCTCTTGTGCCGTTTGCCAACCCGCTTGTCGAGGACAAGTCGGCCAAGAAGGTCCTGAAGAGTGTCAAGAAGG CCGCCGTCAACAAGTGCCTCAAGCGCGGTGTCAAGGAAGTCGTCAAGGCCCTCCGGAAATCGCCTGTCCCCGCTCCGAACGAATCTTCGCCTCTCCCCAACGGTGTCGTCGTGCTCGCAGGAGACATCTCGCCCATGGACGTCATCTCGCACATCCCCCTCCTTTGCGAAGACCACGGTATCCCCTACGTTTTCGTCACATCGCGCGCTGAACTCGGTAACTCTGCTGCTACCAAGCGCCCCACGAGTGTGATCATGGTTGTGCCCAAGTCGGCCGCCAAGGGCAAGAAGGGCGAAGAAGCCGACGACGGGGAGGATTTCAGCCAAACATACGAGGAGCTGGCTAAGCTTGTGCAAAAAGAAGCCAAGAAGGCAAATGTCTAA
- a CDS encoding uncharacterized protein (COG:S;~EggNog:ENOG410PSHR;~TransMembrane:7 (o6-27i39-61o67-88i109-128o148-167i179-196o216-240i);~antiSMASH:Cluster_3.6), protein MAVDYRHGLSIFALLVYIPTLFIALWMAFHHGFTRSAGWIFFAIFSLIQVIGSCCYLATISNPISENLYITWAVCSSIALSPMIQACISILSRVNDSIKRTASHSIHPFIFKATGTITLIAIILSIVGTTQTTDFMHNMSNSKTKASLVLFLVAWLGLGILLLLVGARFSSIEAGEHRLLFAVSVSMPLILIRLVYSYLSVFGQRRDFNMFTGNVTIMLVMVVLEQIGVVVVCLGFGLTLDRKEDVVTTSYRAS, encoded by the exons ATGGCCGTCGACTATCGCCATGGCCTCTCTATCTTCGCCCTCCTCGTCTACATCCCCACCCTTTTCATCGCCCTGTGGATGGCATTTCACCATGGCTTCACCAGGAGCGCGGGCTggatcttcttcgccatctTCTCCCTCATCCAAGTGATCGGATCATGCTGCTACCTCGCGACAATCAGCAACCCAATCTCCGAGAACCTCTACATCACCTGGGCCGTGTGCAGCTCCATCGCGCTCTCGCCCATGATCCAAGCCTGTATCAGCATTCTATCTAGAGT CAACGACTCCATCAAACGCACAGCCAGCCACTCTATCCACCCTTTTATCTTCAAAGCAACAGGAACCATCACCCTCATTGCTATCATACTCAGCATCGTCGGCACCACCCAAACCACCGATTTCATGCACAACATGTCCAACTCCAAGACTAAAGCCAGTCTGGTCCTGTTCCTGGTTGCGTGGTTGGGGCTTGGTATCCTGCTTCTTCTCGTTGGCGCACGTTTCTCCAGCATTGAGGCCGGTGAACACCGTCTGTTGTTTGCTGTTAGCGTCTCGATGCCGCTTATTCTGATCCGCCTTGTGTATTCCTATTTGTCTGTTTTTGGACAGAGGAGGGATTTTAACATGTTCACCGGGAATGTGACTATTATGCTGGTGATGGTTGTGTTGGAGCAGATTGGAGTTGTGGTGGTGTGTTTGGGGTTTGGGTTGACGCTGGACagaaaggaggatgttgttACAACATCGTATCGAGCGTCATAA